A section of the Scleropages formosus chromosome 12, fSclFor1.1, whole genome shotgun sequence genome encodes:
- the LOC108929663 gene encoding diacylglycerol kinase eta-like isoform X3 — protein sequence MAAKRGALLPESGSRVPGRKGAPVGGSTDPERCGSSPPQDPDSESAGIQPHHHHHQQQGQQQQQQQQTTGASVGGPAAVDESSDSEGEQEGAQKLIRKVSTSGQIRSKTSVKEGFLLKQTSSFQRWKKRYFKLRGRRLYYAKDAKSLIFDEVDLSDASVAESSTKNVNNSFTVITPFRRLILCAENRKEMEDWIGSLKSVQSREHYETAQFNVEHFSGMHNWYACSHARPTFCNVCRDSLSGVTSHGLSCEVCKFKAHKRCAVRATNNCKWTTLASIGKDIIEDEDGIAMPHQWLEGNLPVSAKCAVCDKTCGSVLRLQDWRCLWCKAMVHTACMDLYPRKCPLGQCKVSIIPPTALNSIDSDGFWKATCPPSCASPLLVFVNSKSGDNQGVKFLRRFKQLLNPAQVFDLVNGGPHLGLRLFQKFDNFRILVCGGDGSVGWVLSEIDKLNLHKQCQLGVLPLGTGNDLARVLGWGPSCDDDTQLPQILEKLERASTKMLDRWSIMTYEIKIPPKHSCPTTPEESEECQFQISAYEDSVAAHLTKILNSDQHSVVISSAKVLCETVKDFVAKVGKYYEKATENTEEAEAMSLKCAVLNEKLDSLLQTLQMESRATPHPPLATPPIVEEDAEETEEREEGEEDEEDKEEEEEEEESLTELKEKLEQNVTEKGSPHRLFRPREQLMLRANSLKKAVRQIIEQAEKVVDEQNAHTEERQQDLPSPADFRKESEDEGKDSEKDEDTKELESQSSAKTTLCSPTERRMSRSTQSCGSFSIPPFTTSKENLPVLNTRIICPGLRAGLAASIAGSSIISKMLLANIDPFGATPFIDPDLDPLEGYLEKCVMNNYFGIGLDAKISLEFNNKREEHPEKCRSRTKNMMWYGVLGTKELLQRTYKNLEQKVQLECDGQYIPLPSLQGIAVLNIPSYAGGTNFWGGTKEDDIFCAPSFDDKILEVVAVFGSMQMAVSRVIKLQHHRIAQCRSVKITILGDEGVPIQVDGEAWIQPPGVIKIQHKNRAQMLTRDRAFENTLKSWEDKLKYDKPPLRPHLYTQHSVDLATEEEAALVQMCARAAEELITRICEAANTNGLLEQELAHAVNASSHALNKTHPKFPESLSRNTAIEVASTVKALHNETESLLVGRVSLQLDPPHEELLSSALQSVEVELSKLAEIPWLYHVLQPNDEEDPSLDYGKRNSRSTMFRIVPKFKKEKAPRKGNSQPVQRWGTEEVGAWLEQLSLGEYKDIFTRHDIRGSELLHLERRDLKDLGITKVGHMKRILQGTKELAKTALADL from the exons ATGGCGGCGAAGAGAGGCGCTCTGCTGCCGGAGTCCGGCTCCCGCGTCCCGGGGAGGAAGGGAGCCCCTGTCGGCGGCTCGACTGACCCGGAGCGCTGCGGCTCTTCTCCCCCCCAGGATCCGGACAGTGAGAGCGCTGGGATCCAgccccatcatcatcatcatcagcagcaagggcagcagcagcagcagcagcaacaaaccACGGGGGCTAGTGTCGGGGGACCGGCGGCTGTGGACGAGTCTTCAGACAGCGAAGGGGAACAAGAAGGAGCGCAGAAACTGATCAGGAAAGTGTCCACGTCCGGGCAGATCAGGAGCAAG ACCAGTGTGAAGGAGggatttctgctgaaacagaCCAGTTCTTTCCAGAGGTGGAAGAAGCGCTACTTCAAACTGAGGGGCAGAAGGTTGTACTACGCCAAGGATGCCAAG TCTCTCATTTTTGATGAAGTGGACCTTTCGGATGCCAGCGTTGCCGAATCGAGCACGAAGAATGTCAACAACAGCTTCACG GTGATCACTCCGTTCCGAAGGCTCATCCTCTGCGCCGAGAACCGGAAAGAGATGGAGGACTGGATCGGCTCGCTCAAGTCTGTTCAGTCCAGGGAACATTACGAG ACGGCACAGTTTAATGTGGAACATTTCTCAGGGATGCACAACTGGTACGCCTGCTCCCACGCCCGGCCCACCTTCTGCAACGTCTGCCGGGACAGCCTCTCGGGGGTCACCTCTCACGGCCTTTCCTGCGAAG tGTGCAAGTTTAAAGCGCACAAGAGATGCGCAGTCAGGGCCACCAACAACTGCAAATGGACAACGTTGGCCTCCATCGGGAAGGACATCATCGAGGATGAGGACGGG ATCGCCATGCCCCACCAGTGGCTGGAAGGCAACTTGCCTGTTAGCGCCAAGTGTGCCGTGTGCGACAAGACATGCGGAAGTGTGCTCCGGCTGCAGGACTGGCGCTGCCTCTGGTGCAAGGCCATG GTGCACACGGCCTGCATGGACCTGTATCCGCGCAAGTGTCCCCTGGGCCAGTGCAAGGTGTCCATCATCCCTCCCACGGCGCTCAACAGCATCGATTCGGACG GCTTCTGGAAGGCGACTTGTCCCCCGTCCTGCGCCAGTCCTCTCTTGGTCTTTGTCAACTCCAAGAGCGGCGACAACCAAGGAGTGAAATTCCTGCGGCGGTTCAAGCAGCTGCTCAACCCCGCGCAGGTCTTCGACCTGGTCAACGGCGGGCCGCACTTAGG GCTCCGCTTGTTCCAGAAGTTCGACAATTTCAGAATCCTCGTGTGCGGAGGAGACGGCAGCGTCGGGTGGGTCCTTTCTGAGATCGACAAGCTGAACCTGCACAAACAG TGTCAGCTGGGAGTGCTGCCCCTGGGCACGGGGAACGACCTGGCGCGCGTCCTGGGCTGGGGGCCGTCCTGCGACGACGACACGCAGCTGCCCCAGATTCTGGAGAAGCTGGAGAGAGCCAGTACCAAGATGCTCGACAG ATGGAGCATAATGACTTACGAGATCAAGATACCCCCGAAACACAGCTGCCCCACCACGCCGGAGGAGTCGGAGGAGTGCCAG TTTCAGATCTCGGCGTACGAGGATTCGGTCGCCGCTCACCTCACCAAGATCCTCAACTCGGACCAGCACTCGGTGGTCATCTCTTCCGCCAA GGTTCTTTGCGAAACCGTGAAGGACTTCGTAGCCAAAGTGGGGAAGTACTATGAAAAAGCCACGGAGAACACGGAAGAAGCAGAAGCCATGTCGCTCAAG TGTGCCGTCCTCAACGAGAAGCTGGACTCGCTCCTGCAGACCCTCCAGATGGAGTCTCGGGCCACGCCCCACCCGCCTCTCGCCACTCCGCCCATAGTGGAGGAGGACGCGGAGGAGACGGAGGAGCGGGAGGAGggcgaggaggacgaggaggacaaggaggaggaggaggaggaggaggagtcccTGACGGAGCTGAAAGAGAAGCTGGAGCAGAACGTGACGGAGAAGGGCTCCCCGCACAGGCTCTTCAGGCCCAGGGAGCAGCTGATGCTGCGGGCCAACAGCCTGAAGAAGGCCGTGCGCCAGATCATCGAGCAGGCGGAGAAGG TGGTCGACGAGCAGAACGCTCACACGGAGGAGCGGCAGCAGGACCTCCCATCGCCAGCGGACTTCCGGAAGGAGAGCGAGGATGAAGGCAAGGACAGCGAGAAGGATGAAGACACCAAGGAGCTGGAGTCGCAGTCCT CAGCGAAGACGACGCTGTGCTCTCCCACCGAGAGGCGTATGAGTCGCAGCACCCAGTCCTGTGGTTCCTTCTCCATCCCACCGTTCACCACCAGCAAAGAGAACCTACCCGTGCTCAACACGCGCATCATCTGCCCTG GTTTGCGCGCTGGCCTGGCGGCCTCCATCGCTGGGAGCTCCATCATCAGCAAGATGCTGCTGGCCAACATCGACCCGTTCGGGGCCACGCCCTTTATCGACCCAGACCTCGACCCGCT GGAAGGGTACCTGGAGAAGTGTGTCATGAACAACTACTTTGGGATCGGACTGGATGCCAAGATCTCCCTGGAGTTCAACAACAAGCGTGAGGAGCACCCTGAGAAGTGCAG GAGCCGGACCAAGAACATGATGTGGTACGGAGTTCTGGGAACCAAAGAGCTCCTTCAGAGAACTTACAAGAACCTGGAACAGAAGgtccagctggag TGCGATGGCCAGTACATTCCCCTTCCCAGTCTCCAGGGAATCGCAGTGCTGAACATTCCCAGTTACGCTGGCGGGACTAACTTCTGGGGCGGAACCAAAGAGGATGAC ATCTTCTGTGCGCCCTCATTTGATGATAAGATCCTGGAGGTGGTGGCTGTGTTTGGGAGCATGCAAATGGCTGTGTCCAGGGTCATCAAGCTGCAGCATCACAGGATTGCACAG TGCCGTTCGGTGAAGATCACAATCCTGGGGGATGAGGGTGTGCCCATCCAGGTGGACGGTGAGGCCTGGATCCAGCCTCCAGGAGTTATCAAGATCCAGCATAAGAATCGTGCTCAGATGCTGACAAGAGACAGG GCTTTCGAGAACACGCTGAAGTCCTGGGAAGACAAGCTGAAGTACGACAAGCCCCCCCTGCGGCCACACCTGTACACGCAGCACTCTGTCGACCTGGCGACTGAGGAGGAGGCGGCACTCGTCCAGATGTGCGCCCGCGCTGCCGAGGAGCTCATCACCAG gatctgtgaAGCAGCCAACACCAACGGGTTACTGGAACAGGAGCTGGCTCATGCCGTCAACGCCTCATCCCACGCCCTCAACAAGACGCATCCCAAGTTCCCCGAG AGTCTGAGCAGGAACACGGCCATCGAGGTGGCGAGCACCGTGAAGGCCCTACACAATGAGACCGAGTCGCTGCTGGTGGGACGAGTGTCTCTG CAACTGGACCCCCCTCACGAagagctgctctccagtgcTCTGCAGAGCGTGGAGGTGGAGCTCAGCAAGTTGGCGGAGATCCCATGGCTGTACCACGTTCTGCAGCCCAACGATGAGGAG GACCCGTCCCTGGATTACGGCAAGAGGAACAGTCGCAGCACCATGTTCCGCATCGTGCCGAAGTTCAAGAAAGAGAAGGCACCTAGGAAGGGCAACTCCCAGCCAG TTCAGAGGTGGGGCACTGAGGAGGTGGGAGCCTGGCTGGAGCAGCTCAGCCTTGGGGAGTACAAAGACATCTTCACCCGGCACGACATCCGCGGCTCCGAGCTCCTTCACCTGGAGAGGAGGGACCTGAAG
- the LOC108929663 gene encoding diacylglycerol kinase eta-like isoform X2 yields MTLQAVALLLPLPRRSRFPLPPPALPAHSLTCSSFRIHAFLSLLLAFPPSPFLSPLSCCRTLAVLPSLCLRTSFALPFTPTQAIGPCGADVLFWSIQNPVRSSPLSFIWEDCDPAVGGLRSDRLPGRSSLTSVKEGFLLKQTSSFQRWKKRYFKLRGRRLYYAKDAKSLIFDEVDLSDASVAESSTKNVNNSFTVITPFRRLILCAENRKEMEDWIGSLKSVQSREHYETAQFNVEHFSGMHNWYACSHARPTFCNVCRDSLSGVTSHGLSCEVCKFKAHKRCAVRATNNCKWTTLASIGKDIIEDEDGIAMPHQWLEGNLPVSAKCAVCDKTCGSVLRLQDWRCLWCKAMVHTACMDLYPRKCPLGQCKVSIIPPTALNSIDSDGFWKATCPPSCASPLLVFVNSKSGDNQGVKFLRRFKQLLNPAQVFDLVNGGPHLGLRLFQKFDNFRILVCGGDGSVGWVLSEIDKLNLHKQCQLGVLPLGTGNDLARVLGWGPSCDDDTQLPQILEKLERASTKMLDRWSIMTYEIKIPPKHSCPTTPEESEECQFQISAYEDSVAAHLTKILNSDQHSVVISSAKVLCETVKDFVAKVGKYYEKATENTEEAEAMSLKCAVLNEKLDSLLQTLQMESRATPHPPLATPPIVEEDAEETEEREEGEEDEEDKEEEEEEEESLTELKEKLEQNVTEKGSPHRLFRPREQLMLRANSLKKAVRQIIEQAEKVVDEQNAHTEERQQDLPSPADFRKESEDEGKDSEKDEDTKELESQSSKTTLCSPTERRMSRSTQSCGSFSIPPFTTSKENLPVLNTRIICPGLRAGLAASIAGSSIISKMLLANIDPFGATPFIDPDLDPLEGYLEKCVMNNYFGIGLDAKISLEFNNKREEHPEKCRSRTKNMMWYGVLGTKELLQRTYKNLEQKVQLECDGQYIPLPSLQGIAVLNIPSYAGGTNFWGGTKEDDIFCAPSFDDKILEVVAVFGSMQMAVSRVIKLQHHRIAQCRSVKITILGDEGVPIQVDGEAWIQPPGVIKIQHKNRAQMLTRDRAFENTLKSWEDKLKYDKPPLRPHLYTQHSVDLATEEEAALVQMCARAAEELITRICEAANTNGLLEQELAHAVNASSHALNKTHPKFPESLSRNTAIEVASTVKALHNETESLLVGRVSLQLDPPHEELLSSALQSVEVELSKLAEIPWLYHVLQPNDEEDPSLDYGKRNSRSTMFRIVPKFKKEKAPRKGNSQPVQRWGTEEVGAWLEQLSLGEYKDIFTRHDIRGSELLHLERRDLKDLGITKVGHMKRILQGTKELAKTALADL; encoded by the exons ATGACGCTCCAGGCCGTGGCCCTGCTGCTTCCGCTCCCTCGGCGCTCTCGTTTTCCCCTCCCGCCTCCCGCTCTGCCCGCCCACTCCTTGACCTGCAGTTCCTTCCGAATCCACGCTTTCTTGAGTCTCTTGCTCGCTTTCCCACCTTCGccctttctctctcccctttccTGCTGTCGAACCCTCGCTGTGCTCCCCTCCCTCTGCTTGCGCACTTCCTTCGCCTTGCCTTTCACACCCACGCAGGCCATCGGGCCATGCGGCGCAGACGTGCTCTTCTGGAGCATCCAGAACCCGGTCCGGTCCTCGCCGCTCTCCTTCATCTGGGAAGACTGTGATCCAGCGGTCGGGGGGTTGAGGAGCGACCGGCTCCCCGGGAGGAGTTCACTG ACCAGTGTGAAGGAGggatttctgctgaaacagaCCAGTTCTTTCCAGAGGTGGAAGAAGCGCTACTTCAAACTGAGGGGCAGAAGGTTGTACTACGCCAAGGATGCCAAG TCTCTCATTTTTGATGAAGTGGACCTTTCGGATGCCAGCGTTGCCGAATCGAGCACGAAGAATGTCAACAACAGCTTCACG GTGATCACTCCGTTCCGAAGGCTCATCCTCTGCGCCGAGAACCGGAAAGAGATGGAGGACTGGATCGGCTCGCTCAAGTCTGTTCAGTCCAGGGAACATTACGAG ACGGCACAGTTTAATGTGGAACATTTCTCAGGGATGCACAACTGGTACGCCTGCTCCCACGCCCGGCCCACCTTCTGCAACGTCTGCCGGGACAGCCTCTCGGGGGTCACCTCTCACGGCCTTTCCTGCGAAG tGTGCAAGTTTAAAGCGCACAAGAGATGCGCAGTCAGGGCCACCAACAACTGCAAATGGACAACGTTGGCCTCCATCGGGAAGGACATCATCGAGGATGAGGACGGG ATCGCCATGCCCCACCAGTGGCTGGAAGGCAACTTGCCTGTTAGCGCCAAGTGTGCCGTGTGCGACAAGACATGCGGAAGTGTGCTCCGGCTGCAGGACTGGCGCTGCCTCTGGTGCAAGGCCATG GTGCACACGGCCTGCATGGACCTGTATCCGCGCAAGTGTCCCCTGGGCCAGTGCAAGGTGTCCATCATCCCTCCCACGGCGCTCAACAGCATCGATTCGGACG GCTTCTGGAAGGCGACTTGTCCCCCGTCCTGCGCCAGTCCTCTCTTGGTCTTTGTCAACTCCAAGAGCGGCGACAACCAAGGAGTGAAATTCCTGCGGCGGTTCAAGCAGCTGCTCAACCCCGCGCAGGTCTTCGACCTGGTCAACGGCGGGCCGCACTTAGG GCTCCGCTTGTTCCAGAAGTTCGACAATTTCAGAATCCTCGTGTGCGGAGGAGACGGCAGCGTCGGGTGGGTCCTTTCTGAGATCGACAAGCTGAACCTGCACAAACAG TGTCAGCTGGGAGTGCTGCCCCTGGGCACGGGGAACGACCTGGCGCGCGTCCTGGGCTGGGGGCCGTCCTGCGACGACGACACGCAGCTGCCCCAGATTCTGGAGAAGCTGGAGAGAGCCAGTACCAAGATGCTCGACAG ATGGAGCATAATGACTTACGAGATCAAGATACCCCCGAAACACAGCTGCCCCACCACGCCGGAGGAGTCGGAGGAGTGCCAG TTTCAGATCTCGGCGTACGAGGATTCGGTCGCCGCTCACCTCACCAAGATCCTCAACTCGGACCAGCACTCGGTGGTCATCTCTTCCGCCAA GGTTCTTTGCGAAACCGTGAAGGACTTCGTAGCCAAAGTGGGGAAGTACTATGAAAAAGCCACGGAGAACACGGAAGAAGCAGAAGCCATGTCGCTCAAG TGTGCCGTCCTCAACGAGAAGCTGGACTCGCTCCTGCAGACCCTCCAGATGGAGTCTCGGGCCACGCCCCACCCGCCTCTCGCCACTCCGCCCATAGTGGAGGAGGACGCGGAGGAGACGGAGGAGCGGGAGGAGggcgaggaggacgaggaggacaaggaggaggaggaggaggaggaggagtcccTGACGGAGCTGAAAGAGAAGCTGGAGCAGAACGTGACGGAGAAGGGCTCCCCGCACAGGCTCTTCAGGCCCAGGGAGCAGCTGATGCTGCGGGCCAACAGCCTGAAGAAGGCCGTGCGCCAGATCATCGAGCAGGCGGAGAAGG TGGTCGACGAGCAGAACGCTCACACGGAGGAGCGGCAGCAGGACCTCCCATCGCCAGCGGACTTCCGGAAGGAGAGCGAGGATGAAGGCAAGGACAGCGAGAAGGATGAAGACACCAAGGAGCTGGAGTCGCAGTCCT CGAAGACGACGCTGTGCTCTCCCACCGAGAGGCGTATGAGTCGCAGCACCCAGTCCTGTGGTTCCTTCTCCATCCCACCGTTCACCACCAGCAAAGAGAACCTACCCGTGCTCAACACGCGCATCATCTGCCCTG GTTTGCGCGCTGGCCTGGCGGCCTCCATCGCTGGGAGCTCCATCATCAGCAAGATGCTGCTGGCCAACATCGACCCGTTCGGGGCCACGCCCTTTATCGACCCAGACCTCGACCCGCT GGAAGGGTACCTGGAGAAGTGTGTCATGAACAACTACTTTGGGATCGGACTGGATGCCAAGATCTCCCTGGAGTTCAACAACAAGCGTGAGGAGCACCCTGAGAAGTGCAG GAGCCGGACCAAGAACATGATGTGGTACGGAGTTCTGGGAACCAAAGAGCTCCTTCAGAGAACTTACAAGAACCTGGAACAGAAGgtccagctggag TGCGATGGCCAGTACATTCCCCTTCCCAGTCTCCAGGGAATCGCAGTGCTGAACATTCCCAGTTACGCTGGCGGGACTAACTTCTGGGGCGGAACCAAAGAGGATGAC ATCTTCTGTGCGCCCTCATTTGATGATAAGATCCTGGAGGTGGTGGCTGTGTTTGGGAGCATGCAAATGGCTGTGTCCAGGGTCATCAAGCTGCAGCATCACAGGATTGCACAG TGCCGTTCGGTGAAGATCACAATCCTGGGGGATGAGGGTGTGCCCATCCAGGTGGACGGTGAGGCCTGGATCCAGCCTCCAGGAGTTATCAAGATCCAGCATAAGAATCGTGCTCAGATGCTGACAAGAGACAGG GCTTTCGAGAACACGCTGAAGTCCTGGGAAGACAAGCTGAAGTACGACAAGCCCCCCCTGCGGCCACACCTGTACACGCAGCACTCTGTCGACCTGGCGACTGAGGAGGAGGCGGCACTCGTCCAGATGTGCGCCCGCGCTGCCGAGGAGCTCATCACCAG gatctgtgaAGCAGCCAACACCAACGGGTTACTGGAACAGGAGCTGGCTCATGCCGTCAACGCCTCATCCCACGCCCTCAACAAGACGCATCCCAAGTTCCCCGAG AGTCTGAGCAGGAACACGGCCATCGAGGTGGCGAGCACCGTGAAGGCCCTACACAATGAGACCGAGTCGCTGCTGGTGGGACGAGTGTCTCTG CAACTGGACCCCCCTCACGAagagctgctctccagtgcTCTGCAGAGCGTGGAGGTGGAGCTCAGCAAGTTGGCGGAGATCCCATGGCTGTACCACGTTCTGCAGCCCAACGATGAGGAG GACCCGTCCCTGGATTACGGCAAGAGGAACAGTCGCAGCACCATGTTCCGCATCGTGCCGAAGTTCAAGAAAGAGAAGGCACCTAGGAAGGGCAACTCCCAGCCAG TTCAGAGGTGGGGCACTGAGGAGGTGGGAGCCTGGCTGGAGCAGCTCAGCCTTGGGGAGTACAAAGACATCTTCACCCGGCACGACATCCGCGGCTCCGAGCTCCTTCACCTGGAGAGGAGGGACCTGAAG